One Bacteroidota bacterium genomic window carries:
- a CDS encoding AhpC/TSA family protein: MKLFFLVLMSTALLISAANGQRLKVGDTVPVRVFSDVRGQPLDLSAYTGQRVLLTFFRYVGCPVCNVRAHELMEQHKKLEAAGIRVIAIYQSSPELLLSFEDTEGIPFSVVADPDGVLYKQFAVRKSFFGLVGSMLKKDVRAKAKQGESLYAAGAPPKRDGALTRLPADFLVSPDGKVLRAHYGKHIADHIPLQELLKP, encoded by the coding sequence ATGAAGCTCTTTTTCCTCGTCCTTATGTCCACCGCCCTGCTAATATCTGCGGCCAATGGTCAGCGTCTGAAAGTTGGTGATACCGTACCGGTAAGAGTTTTTTCGGATGTACGCGGCCAACCCTTGGATCTATCGGCCTACACAGGCCAGCGGGTACTGCTCACCTTCTTTCGCTATGTGGGTTGCCCGGTGTGCAATGTGCGGGCGCATGAGCTGATGGAACAGCACAAGAAGCTAGAGGCAGCAGGCATACGGGTGATCGCCATCTACCAGTCTAGCCCCGAGCTGCTGCTAAGCTTTGAAGACACCGAGGGGATACCCTTCTCGGTAGTGGCTGACCCGGACGGGGTGCTGTACAAGCAGTTTGCCGTGCGGAAGTCTTTCTTTGGGCTTGTAGGCAGCATGCTGAAAAAGGACGTGCGTGCCAAGGCCAAGCAAGGCGAGTCGCTGTACGCCGCAGGTGCACCCCCCAAGCGGGATGGTGCCCTAACGCGCCTGCCCGCAGACTTTCTGGTATCGCCAGATGGGAAAGTACTGAGGGCACACTATGGCAAGCATATAGCCGACCACATACCACTCCAGGAGCTGCTGAAGCCCTAA
- a CDS encoding gliding motility lipoprotein GldD, with protein MRMHPPLYCLCLLLALGCSSPTPYPRPKGYPRMALPAHSYRTLDTSWAPYTLQLPTYGRLQVRKADSAYFNVYFPQMESTWHITTRWFRAEHTDPFRAYEDYRNLVYKHAQKGSIREQPISTPAGVGTLFLLSGNVPSPAYLFFSDTTHYALECSFYFNTAEKNDSLAPVIRHLQQDLIHLAQSVRFKAGER; from the coding sequence ATGCGTATGCACCCGCCCCTCTACTGTCTGTGCCTATTGCTGGCCCTGGGCTGTAGCAGCCCTACCCCTTATCCACGGCCCAAAGGCTACCCACGCATGGCCCTGCCTGCCCACAGCTACCGCACCCTGGATACCAGCTGGGCACCCTATACCCTACAGCTACCCACCTATGGCCGGCTGCAGGTGCGCAAGGCCGACAGTGCCTACTTCAACGTGTACTTCCCGCAGATGGAAAGCACCTGGCACATCACCACCCGCTGGTTTCGGGCCGAGCATACCGACCCCTTCCGGGCCTACGAGGACTACCGAAACCTGGTGTACAAGCATGCACAAAAGGGCAGCATACGCGAGCAGCCCATCTCCACACCAGCAGGCGTAGGCACCCTCTTTCTCCTTTCGGGCAATGTGCCCAGCCCAGCCTATCTCTTTTTTAGCGACACCACCCACTACGCCCTGGAGTGCAGCTTCTATTTCAATACGGCCGAGAAGAACGACAGCCTCGCCCCCGTTATCCGGCACCTGCAGCAAGACCTGATCCACCTGGCACAGAGCGTAAGATTTAAAGCTGGTGAACGCTAA
- a CDS encoding MBL fold metallo-hydrolase, with translation MDVRLRFFGGARTVTGSKYLLEVDGLKVLVDCGMFQGLKELRQRNWEDLPLPASQLDAVIITHAHIDHIGYLPRLVANGYGGPIYMTVPTRDLAELLLRDSAKLQEEEAEYANKKGYSKHQPAKPLYDTKDVERVLPMIRQVAMEQEMHITQAIRFRYRLAGHILGAAILELWVQGDTQSKKITFSGDLGRYDQPIMPDPASITETDILLVESTYGNRTNPYQHVLLDMARVINETFEAGGVVLIPSFAVGRTQELLYHLHTLIQKEAIPRVPVYVDSPMAISATRLYLHHSSYHKLGASVLEQGPDCVFDNDWIHYASTQEQSVAINQVKTNAIIISASGMATGGRILHHLYNRLGNPEDTLLFAGYQAEGSRGRYLLEGEESVRIFGIPVHVKCRIAKLNGLSAHADQTELRTWISGFRQSPKRTYIVHGEYEGARVLKEILEDEFGWNNVSVPDYLDSELLFSGI, from the coding sequence ATGGATGTACGTTTAAGGTTTTTTGGTGGGGCACGTACCGTTACCGGCAGCAAGTATCTGCTGGAGGTGGATGGCCTGAAGGTGCTGGTAGACTGCGGCATGTTTCAGGGCCTGAAGGAGCTGCGCCAGCGCAACTGGGAAGACCTGCCCCTGCCGGCCAGCCAGCTGGACGCGGTAATCATTACCCACGCACACATTGACCACATTGGCTACCTGCCCAGGCTGGTAGCCAATGGCTATGGCGGGCCTATCTACATGACGGTGCCTACCCGAGACCTGGCCGAACTGCTGCTGCGCGATAGTGCCAAGCTGCAAGAGGAAGAGGCGGAATATGCCAACAAAAAGGGCTATTCCAAGCACCAGCCAGCAAAGCCCCTGTACGACACCAAGGACGTGGAGCGGGTACTGCCCATGATACGCCAGGTGGCAATGGAACAGGAGATGCACATAACCCAGGCCATACGCTTTCGCTACCGGCTGGCCGGGCACATACTGGGTGCCGCTATACTGGAGCTATGGGTGCAAGGCGATACCCAAAGCAAGAAAATCACCTTCAGCGGAGACCTGGGGCGCTACGACCAGCCCATTATGCCCGACCCAGCCAGCATTACCGAAACAGACATCCTGCTGGTAGAAAGCACCTATGGAAACCGTACCAATCCGTACCAGCATGTACTGCTGGATATGGCCCGTGTCATAAACGAGACGTTCGAGGCCGGGGGGGTGGTGCTCATCCCCAGCTTTGCCGTAGGCCGAACGCAAGAGCTGCTGTACCACCTGCATACCCTGATCCAGAAAGAAGCCATACCCCGGGTGCCGGTATATGTGGATAGCCCCATGGCCATTAGCGCCACCAGGCTGTACCTGCACCACAGCAGCTACCATAAGCTGGGCGCCAGCGTGCTGGAGCAGGGGCCAGACTGTGTGTTTGACAACGACTGGATACACTACGCCAGTACACAGGAGCAGAGTGTAGCCATAAACCAGGTAAAGACCAACGCCATCATCATCAGCGCCAGCGGAATGGCCACGGGTGGCCGCATCCTGCACCACCTGTACAACCGGCTGGGCAACCCGGAGGACACCCTGCTTTTTGCAGGCTATCAGGCCGAAGGCAGCCGGGGACGATACCTGCTGGAGGGGGAGGAGTCGGTACGTATATTTGGCATACCGGTTCACGTTAAATGCCGGATTGCCAAGCTGAATGGCCTGAGCGCCCATGCCGACCAGACCGAGCTGCGGACCTGGATCAGTGGCTTCAGGCAGTCGCCCAAGCGCACCTACATTGTGCACGGTGAGTACGAGGGTGCCCGGGTGCTGAAGGAGATACTGGAAGACGAGTTTGGCTGGAACAACGTAAGCGTTCCCGACTACCTGGATAGCGAGCTGCTGTTCTCAGGAATTTAG
- the mce gene encoding methylmalonyl-CoA epimerase has product MKKIEHIGIAVADMAAASAVYTALFGPPYRAEAVESEQANTVFYQAGPNKIELLEATGPDSAIARHIAKRGEGLHHIAFQVADIEAEMARLRAAGFRLLNETPKDGAENMRICFVHPGSAHGVLIELCQPKG; this is encoded by the coding sequence ATGAAGAAAATAGAACATATTGGCATAGCCGTGGCCGACATGGCAGCGGCCAGCGCGGTATACACCGCACTCTTTGGGCCCCCTTATCGAGCAGAGGCAGTGGAGAGCGAGCAGGCAAACACGGTCTTCTACCAGGCGGGGCCGAACAAGATAGAGCTACTGGAAGCCACCGGGCCCGATAGTGCCATTGCCCGGCACATAGCCAAGCGGGGCGAGGGGCTGCACCACATCGCCTTTCAGGTAGCGGACATAGAGGCGGAGATGGCACGCCTGCGGGCTGCCGGCTTCCGGCTGCTAAACGAGACACCCAAGGACGGGGCGGAAAACATGCGCATCTGCTTTGTGCATCCCGGCAGTGCACATGGGGTGCTAATAGAGCTGTGCCAGCCAAAAGGGTAG